One part of the Nostoc sp. PCC 7120 = FACHB-418 genome encodes these proteins:
- a CDS encoding DUF262 domain-containing protein, with amino-acid sequence MNNNYSFDDDQNWFEDYSNEEDDFQIDEYDLTSTPNDFNVLTIYNFMESGAVKIPGFQRNYVWDLNRASKLIESIILGLPIPQIFLYEEDRNKFLVIDGQQRLMSIYYFMKRRFPVKEKRVELRLIFEKFGKIPDDILHDNNYFIDFDLSLPQKLPKQPNKFKGLNYYTLDDYKTQFELRPIRNVIVKQNFPKDDDSSIYEIFNRLNSGGVNLYPQEIRASLYHSPFYEMLNRINMEQGWRDLLHMNEPDIHMKDIELLLRGFAMLIDGEDYAPSLPKFLNKFSRKSRNNSHEQNQYLENLFKSFLKQCESLPQEPFMKKRNNRFHIALFEAVFTAICKSKFLQRQLLDHPLDINKIKQLENDEQFVKASSEGTTKTSNVETRLERATKILGE; translated from the coding sequence ATGAATAACAATTACTCTTTTGATGATGATCAAAATTGGTTTGAAGATTACTCTAATGAAGAGGATGATTTTCAAATTGATGAATATGATTTGACCTCTACACCTAATGATTTTAATGTACTAACAATTTATAATTTTATGGAATCTGGAGCAGTAAAAATACCTGGATTTCAAAGAAACTACGTTTGGGATTTAAATAGAGCATCAAAACTAATTGAATCCATAATTCTTGGGTTGCCAATTCCGCAAATATTTCTTTATGAAGAAGATAGAAATAAATTTTTAGTGATTGATGGTCAACAACGTTTAATGTCAATTTATTATTTTATGAAGCGTAGATTTCCTGTTAAGGAGAAGCGAGTTGAATTAAGGCTGATTTTTGAAAAATTCGGCAAAATTCCTGATGACATACTACACGATAATAATTATTTTATAGATTTTGATTTAAGTCTCCCACAAAAACTTCCTAAACAACCAAACAAATTTAAAGGTCTTAATTATTATACTTTAGATGATTACAAAACACAGTTCGAGCTTAGGCCTATCCGTAACGTAATAGTTAAACAAAACTTTCCTAAGGATGATGATTCTTCAATATATGAAATTTTTAATCGTTTAAATTCAGGTGGAGTTAATTTATATCCACAAGAAATTAGAGCTAGTTTATATCATTCCCCTTTCTATGAGATGCTCAATCGTATCAATATGGAACAAGGATGGCGAGATTTATTACATATGAATGAGCCGGATATTCACATGAAAGATATTGAACTTTTGCTTCGAGGTTTTGCTATGCTGATTGATGGCGAAGATTATGCTCCCTCACTACCCAAATTTTTAAACAAATTTTCTAGAAAAAGTAGAAATAATTCTCATGAACAAAATCAATATCTTGAGAATTTATTTAAATCCTTTTTAAAACAATGTGAGTCTTTACCGCAAGAACCATTTATGAAAAAACGTAATAATCGATTCCATATAGCCCTTTTTGAAGCTGTATTTACTGCAATATGTAAGTCAAAATTCTTGCAAAGACAGCTATTAGATCACCCTTTAGATATTAATAAAATTAAGCAGCTAGAAAACGATGAGCAATTTGTAAAAGCTTCATCGGAAGGAACAACAAAGACATCTAACGTAGAAACTCGTTTAGAACGAGCTACAAAAATATTAGGAGAATAG
- a CDS encoding HEPN domain-containing protein gives MLEDTGVDRLYKEFKDLVVYLEKDNEISLKNTVDENFRKALLLAAASYFESRITDDIVRFVDETSNKNKVLLSFVQNKAISRQYHTYFNWKETNANTFFGLFGEVFSNFLKKEVKDNDQLNSSIKAFLEIGRERNRLVHQDFGTFSLEKTSDEIYELYKKALMFVDSFPEKLRQCL, from the coding sequence GTGCTTGAAGATACGGGTGTAGATAGACTCTACAAAGAGTTTAAAGATTTAGTAGTATATCTTGAAAAGGATAACGAAATATCACTCAAAAATACGGTAGATGAAAATTTTAGGAAGGCTTTACTACTAGCAGCAGCAAGCTATTTTGAATCTCGCATAACAGATGATATTGTCAGATTTGTAGACGAAACATCTAATAAAAATAAAGTTTTATTATCTTTTGTACAGAATAAAGCTATTAGTAGACAATATCATACCTACTTCAATTGGAAAGAAACAAATGCCAATACTTTTTTTGGTTTATTCGGAGAAGTCTTTTCAAATTTTCTCAAGAAAGAAGTAAAAGATAATGATCAACTTAATTCTTCTATTAAAGCATTCCTTGAAATAGGGCGTGAAAGAAACAGACTAGTACATCAGGATTTTGGTACTTTCTCATTAGAAAAAACTTCTGATGAAATATATGAACTATATAAGAAGGCTTTAATGTTTGTAGATTCTTTCCCTGAGAAGCTTCGCCAATGTTTATAA
- a CDS encoding zinc-dependent peptidase — protein sequence MLKSIIIFIIIGLVIGLIFISPILRNKRRYRIKERPFPPLWNAIIENNLPIYLRLSPEERRRLQGHVQVFLAEKQFIGCRGLQVTEEMKLTIAAVACLLLLNERGEYFPKLRSILIYPSTYFVTQTVAVDNYIVEERRDARLGESWTKDQLILSWEQIQYDIHNWQDGHNVVLHEFAHQLDQEDGKADGVPILPNKSDYPIWSKVMTAEYQQLCNDVQEGRKTVINAYGATNPAEFFAVTTETFFEKPQQLLEKHQSLYKILQKYYQVEPRN from the coding sequence ATGTTGAAATCAATTATTATTTTTATCATTATTGGTCTAGTTATTGGTTTGATTTTCATCAGTCCCATCCTGAGAAACAAACGCAGATATCGCATTAAAGAACGTCCGTTTCCTCCACTTTGGAATGCCATTATTGAAAATAATCTGCCTATTTACCTTCGACTTTCTCCTGAAGAACGGCGACGGCTACAAGGACATGTTCAAGTATTTTTAGCAGAGAAACAATTTATTGGCTGTAGAGGCTTGCAGGTAACCGAAGAAATGAAATTAACAATCGCTGCTGTAGCCTGTTTACTCCTACTTAATGAGCGAGGAGAATATTTTCCAAAACTGCGCTCAATTTTAATCTATCCCAGCACTTATTTTGTCACCCAAACCGTTGCCGTTGATAATTATATTGTCGAAGAAAGGCGTGATGCCAGATTAGGAGAATCATGGACTAAAGACCAACTTATATTATCTTGGGAACAGATACAATACGATATTCACAACTGGCAAGATGGACATAATGTTGTTCTACATGAATTTGCCCACCAATTAGATCAAGAAGATGGTAAGGCTGATGGTGTACCTATTTTGCCAAACAAATCAGATTATCCCATTTGGTCTAAAGTAATGACCGCAGAATACCAACAACTCTGCAATGATGTTCAAGAAGGAAGAAAGACTGTAATAAATGCTTACGGCGCGACTAACCCCGCCGAGTTTTTTGCTGTGACGACTGAAACATTCTTTGAAAAACCACAGCAATTGCTGGAGAAGCATCAATCACTTTATAAAATATTACAAAAATATTATCAAGTAGAACCTAGAAATTAG
- the ilvA gene encoding threonine ammonia-lyase, biosynthetic codes for MFCDYLVQILTARVYDVAQESPLEYAPNLSARLNNKLLLKREDMQSVFSFKLRGAYNKMVNLPPDLLAQGVIAASAGNHAQGVALGAKQLGTRAIIVMPVTTPQVKVDAVKARGGEVVLHGDTYDDAYAYARQLEAEKGLTFIHPFDDPHVIAGQGTIGMEILRQYQQPIHAIFVAIGGGGLISGIAAYVKRLRPEIKIIGVEPVDADAMNQSLQAGKRVRLSQVGLFADGVAVREVGEETFRLCQEYVDEIILVDTDDTCAAIKDVFEDTRSILEPAGALAIAGAKAYVEREQIQGQTLVAVACGANMNFDRLRFVAERAEFGERREAIFAVTIPETPGSLRKFCECIGRRNLTEFNYRIADEKIAHIFIGMQIQNRADKIHMVETFAECGFEILDLTDDELTKLHLRHMVGGHSPLAHNELLYRFEFPERPGALMKFVASMSPNWNISMFHYRNNGSDYGRIVVGMQVPPQEMEEWQAFLDSLGYQYWDESQNPAYKLFLG; via the coding sequence ATGTTTTGCGACTACCTGGTACAAATTCTGACTGCCCGTGTGTATGATGTTGCCCAGGAATCACCTCTGGAATATGCCCCCAATCTTTCAGCCAGACTGAATAATAAACTGTTGCTGAAGCGTGAGGATATGCAGTCTGTGTTTTCCTTTAAGCTGCGGGGTGCTTACAACAAGATGGTGAATCTACCGCCGGATTTACTGGCACAGGGTGTAATTGCGGCTTCTGCGGGGAATCATGCCCAAGGTGTGGCTCTAGGCGCAAAACAGCTAGGAACGAGAGCGATTATTGTCATGCCGGTTACTACACCCCAGGTGAAGGTAGATGCAGTTAAAGCACGAGGAGGAGAGGTGGTATTGCATGGGGATACCTATGATGATGCCTATGCCTACGCGCGCCAATTGGAAGCAGAGAAAGGTTTAACATTTATTCACCCCTTTGATGATCCTCATGTAATTGCGGGACAGGGAACTATTGGGATGGAAATTCTCAGACAATATCAGCAACCTATTCATGCAATTTTTGTTGCTATTGGCGGCGGCGGTTTGATTTCGGGGATTGCTGCTTATGTAAAACGCTTACGTCCAGAAATTAAAATTATTGGGGTTGAACCGGTTGACGCTGATGCCATGAACCAATCCTTGCAAGCTGGTAAACGGGTGCGATTGTCACAGGTGGGTTTATTTGCCGATGGGGTAGCAGTGCGGGAAGTGGGAGAAGAAACCTTCCGGCTGTGTCAGGAATATGTGGACGAGATTATTTTGGTCGATACAGATGACACCTGTGCAGCGATTAAGGATGTATTTGAAGATACCAGATCTATTTTAGAACCGGCGGGGGCATTGGCGATCGCCGGCGCTAAAGCTTATGTAGAACGAGAACAAATCCAAGGACAAACTTTAGTTGCTGTCGCCTGCGGCGCAAATATGAATTTTGACCGTCTGCGCTTTGTTGCAGAACGGGCAGAATTTGGTGAACGCCGCGAAGCTATCTTTGCAGTGACAATTCCTGAAACACCTGGGAGTTTGCGGAAGTTTTGCGAATGTATTGGTAGACGCAATTTGACAGAGTTTAACTATCGCATTGCTGATGAAAAAATTGCCCATATTTTTATTGGGATGCAGATTCAAAACCGTGCTGATAAAATTCACATGGTAGAGACTTTTGCAGAATGTGGTTTTGAAATCCTCGATTTAACAGATGATGAACTGACAAAACTGCACTTGCGCCACATGGTGGGTGGACATTCTCCCCTAGCCCATAATGAATTACTCTACCGTTTTGAATTTCCGGAACGCCCTGGCGCATTGATGAAATTTGTTGCCTCCATGAGTCCTAATTGGAATATCAGTATGTTTCACTACCGCAACAATGGCTCAGACTACGGGCGCATTGTGGTAGGAATGCAAGTCCCACCGCAGGAAATGGAAGAATGGCAAGCATTTCTCGATTCCCTCGGCTACCAGTATTGGGATGAAAGCCAGAACCCAGCCTATAAGCTATTTTTGGGTTAG
- a CDS encoding AAA family ATPase — MLIFEEHFQDNRCSWVTRDSEECSLCMDVSHYVFDHKRAGDTYWLSWNSAEFFYERTNFHIHIVLEKAAGVDDHGYGFVWGLSDVSNFFEFVISGNGHYRITEIKDGNFINYTDWKRCDRIHRSDSVNLLEITRVGNMVEFYINSTLVDKFPADKLVDVSGKNFGFVIHDKIKMKVHSLIVSAPDTEKESVDSHSDTRDSKQETKASFVEHDPPEKDTVEAVFADLKALVGHEQTKHQLFSLANYLKVQTERRKRGLKIVDTSLHLMLYGPPGTGKTTIARLVGRLYKQMGFFPRGHVVETDRAGIIGGYIGQTALRMESAVHQAIGGVLFIDEAHALAAEDTPSDFGKEALQILIKRMEDYRDHMAVVVAGYTDEMDRLLELNPGFKSRLNRLFYLDHYTPNQLLLIFKKFCQDNGYILDSSAIIVLQATFEVAYAKRDKSFGNGRFARALFERSIEQQANRIVTHLQELDDYEINLILAEDLSFIEFK; from the coding sequence ATGCTGATTTTTGAAGAGCATTTTCAAGACAATCGCTGTAGCTGGGTAACACGAGATAGTGAAGAGTGTAGCCTTTGCATGGACGTGAGTCATTATGTATTTGACCATAAACGTGCAGGTGATACATATTGGCTATCGTGGAACTCAGCCGAGTTCTTTTATGAGAGAACGAATTTTCATATTCATATAGTTCTAGAAAAAGCTGCTGGTGTAGATGATCATGGTTATGGTTTTGTCTGGGGATTGTCAGACGTTAGCAATTTCTTTGAGTTCGTGATTTCGGGCAATGGTCACTATCGCATCACGGAAATCAAAGATGGTAACTTTATTAATTACACAGATTGGAAAAGGTGCGATCGCATTCACCGTAGTGACTCGGTTAACCTTTTAGAAATTACCCGTGTGGGTAATATGGTAGAGTTCTATATCAACAGTACTTTAGTAGATAAATTTCCTGCCGATAAGTTAGTTGATGTCTCAGGGAAAAATTTTGGTTTTGTGATTCATGACAAAATCAAAATGAAAGTCCATAGTTTAATTGTCAGCGCTCCCGATACGGAAAAAGAATCGGTTGATAGTCATAGTGATACTCGTGATTCTAAGCAGGAGACAAAAGCCTCTTTTGTTGAGCATGACCCCCCAGAAAAGGATACTGTAGAAGCTGTGTTTGCAGACTTAAAGGCATTAGTTGGGCATGAGCAAACTAAACATCAACTTTTCTCCTTAGCCAACTACTTGAAAGTACAAACGGAACGGAGAAAACGAGGACTAAAAATAGTAGACACTTCACTACACCTAATGCTTTACGGCCCCCCAGGTACAGGTAAGACGACCATCGCCCGTTTGGTAGGGCGTTTATATAAACAAATGGGATTTTTTCCACGGGGACACGTTGTTGAAACCGATCGCGCCGGCATCATTGGCGGTTATATTGGACAAACTGCCCTACGAATGGAAAGTGCTGTACACCAAGCCATCGGCGGTGTTTTGTTCATTGACGAAGCCCACGCCTTAGCGGCTGAAGATACCCCTAGCGATTTTGGCAAGGAAGCATTGCAGATATTAATTAAACGCATGGAAGATTACCGCGATCACATGGCTGTGGTTGTCGCCGGCTACACTGATGAAATGGATCGCTTATTAGAGTTAAACCCCGGTTTTAAATCACGGTTAAATCGGTTATTTTATCTTGATCACTACACTCCCAATCAGTTGCTATTGATTTTCAAGAAATTCTGTCAAGACAACGGTTATATTTTAGACTCCTCAGCCATTATCGTGCTGCAAGCCACCTTTGAGGTCGCCTACGCCAAACGGGACAAAAGTTTTGGTAATGGACGCTTTGCGCGGGCGCTATTTGAACGCAGCATTGAACAACAAGCTAACCGCATCGTTACACATTTACAAGAGTTAGATGATTACGAAATTAACTTGATTCTTGCTGAAGATTTGTCTTTTATAGAATTCAAATAG
- the argJ gene encoding bifunctional glutamate N-acetyltransferase/amino-acid acetyltransferase ArgJ — translation MSLTASSTPQGFSTFITNLGIRDTTEDFVFLRSDVPCVADGVFTQSLFAGPSVTISRQNLQDGQAQGIIIISKNANVANGAVGIADAQEIIQLVAQETGIAAENLAIASTGVIGRRYPIEKIRAGLVGMGQKLTAADFDLAARGIMTTDTVSKIAARQVGNAKLVGIAKGVGMIEPNMATMLAFFFTDAAISANTLRQIFRSTIDKTFNCLSIDTDTSTSDSAVILANGLAGEVPEAEFASALQEIAHDLVLKIARDGEGATKVIEVTVDSAANYAQAKRVAKAIVNSPLVKTAVYGADPNWGRVAMAIGKCEDERDINPDQVVIRFDEVQVYPNTFQAENLEKLKEIMSKEKVNIHVSLNIGTDVATVWGCDLTEGYVEINGKYST, via the coding sequence ATGTCACTAACTGCATCTTCCACACCTCAAGGATTTAGTACCTTTATTACTAATTTGGGTATACGTGATACTACTGAAGATTTTGTATTCTTACGATCAGATGTACCTTGTGTAGCTGATGGCGTATTTACTCAAAGCCTTTTCGCTGGGCCTAGTGTGACTATTAGCCGTCAAAATTTACAAGATGGGCAAGCACAAGGGATTATTATAATTTCCAAAAATGCCAACGTTGCTAATGGTGCTGTGGGGATTGCTGATGCTCAAGAGATTATACAACTCGTGGCACAGGAAACTGGGATTGCTGCCGAAAATTTGGCGATCGCATCCACTGGGGTAATTGGTAGACGTTACCCCATAGAAAAAATTCGCGCTGGCTTGGTGGGAATGGGTCAAAAACTAACTGCTGCCGATTTTGACTTAGCTGCACGGGGTATTATGACCACCGACACCGTATCTAAAATCGCTGCACGACAAGTTGGTAATGCCAAATTGGTGGGTATTGCTAAAGGTGTCGGCATGATTGAGCCGAATATGGCGACAATGTTAGCTTTCTTTTTTACTGATGCCGCGATTTCTGCCAATACACTGCGTCAAATTTTTCGCTCTACCATAGATAAAACATTTAATTGTTTAAGCATAGATACTGATACTTCTACTAGTGATAGTGCGGTAATTTTGGCGAATGGTTTAGCGGGTGAAGTTCCTGAAGCAGAATTTGCTAGTGCATTGCAAGAAATTGCCCATGATTTAGTGTTAAAAATTGCCCGTGATGGCGAAGGCGCAACTAAGGTAATTGAGGTAACCGTAGATTCAGCCGCTAACTATGCTCAAGCTAAACGAGTAGCTAAAGCCATTGTTAATTCACCACTAGTTAAGACTGCTGTGTATGGTGCAGATCCTAATTGGGGAAGAGTAGCTATGGCAATAGGCAAATGTGAAGATGAACGGGATATTAATCCAGATCAGGTGGTAATTAGATTTGATGAAGTGCAAGTTTATCCTAATACTTTCCAAGCTGAAAACTTGGAGAAGTTAAAAGAAATTATGTCCAAAGAAAAAGTCAATATTCATGTAAGTTTGAATATCGGTACAGATGTGGCTACTGTATGGGGTTGCGACTTGACAGAAGGTTACGTGGAAATTAACGGTAAGTACTCTACTTGA
- a CDS encoding histidine phosphatase family protein, which produces MSNKIFYLVRHCQASGQEPEAPLTQEGIVQANLLADFFSRFHVERIVSSPFVRAYQSITPLADRLGITIELDDRLRERVLSTAVLPDWRDHLLKTFDDLDLCLVGGESSRAAMQRGVAVVNEILLHNTKTTIIVTHGNLMTLLLKHFHQQIGFAEWQRLTNPDIYNVVIGNDYVEVKRIWQKS; this is translated from the coding sequence TTGTCAAACAAAATTTTCTATTTAGTTAGGCACTGTCAAGCATCAGGACAAGAACCTGAAGCACCACTCACGCAAGAGGGTATAGTACAAGCCAATTTACTTGCAGATTTTTTTTCGAGATTTCATGTTGAACGTATTGTCTCTAGTCCTTTTGTTAGAGCGTATCAATCCATCACACCTCTTGCTGACAGGCTTGGGATTACTATTGAGCTTGATGATCGACTCAGGGAAAGAGTATTGAGTACAGCAGTGCTTCCCGATTGGCGTGACCATCTGCTCAAGACTTTCGACGATCTCGATTTATGTTTGGTAGGTGGTGAATCAAGTCGTGCCGCAATGCAACGGGGAGTTGCAGTAGTAAATGAAATTTTGTTGCACAATACTAAGACTACGATTATTGTCACGCATGGTAATTTAATGACTCTGCTATTAAAACATTTCCACCAGCAGATAGGTTTTGCTGAGTGGCAGCGTTTGACAAATCCAGACATATATAATGTCGTGATTGGCAATGATTATGTAGAAGTTAAGCGGATATGGCAGAAATCGTGA